A genome region from Carcharodon carcharias isolate sCarCar2 chromosome 17, sCarCar2.pri, whole genome shotgun sequence includes the following:
- the nsmce4a gene encoding non-structural maintenance of chromosomes element 4 homolog A: MAEGKGRARIPHPSGGSQRSVPGTSNGTLAGAGGPQRGRRNSAVSDCTMTEDEELADGGIPYGARDDDPNRRRMLRHQYRELINSVQQNREDMIRPNSNKLTEALEEANKLFSNVRQTREAALDAQFLVLATNLGQEKANQLHTDMMVFDPSVFAEELLTFMGLNRLETEGSDDDDESAGWLPKDAWTKLGNETEKYFKRAPAFHFMLGSFKSEPPVPRQRIERQKRVPMKEEHRIMPTQLKKMDESHQEATEKEVERILGLLQEYFKSDPETPINFFDFVIDPHSYARTVENIFHVSFIVRDGFAAIGLDQDKLPIIEPVNEGVDNERPQQQRQQTVISLSQQEWKEIIDTFEIADAMIPPSTQGD; encoded by the exons atggctgagggcaAAGGTCGAGCACGAATCCCCCACCCGAGCGGTGGCTCCCAGCGCTCGGTCCCCGGCACCTCGAACGGGACGCTGGCCGGAGCGGGAGGCCCGCAGCGCGGCAGGAGGAACTCGGCCGTTTCGGATTGTACCATGACTGAGGATGAGGAGCTGGCCGACGGCGGCATCCCATATGGGGCCCGGGATGATGACCCGAACCGCCGGCGGATGCTGAGGCACCAGTACCGGGAGCTCATCAACAGCGTCCAGC AGAATCGAGAGGATATGATCAGACCCAACAGTAATAAATTAACAGAAGCACTTGAGGAAGCTAACAAACTGTTTTCCAATG TCCGACAGACACGTGAAGCAGCCTTGGATGCACAGTTTTTAGTGCTTGCGACAAACCTGGGCCAAGAAAAAGCTAATCAGTTACACACAGATATGATGGTTTTTGACCCATCAGTCTTTGCAGAGGAACTG TTAACGTTCATGGGCTTGAACCGATTGGAAACTGAAGggagtgatgatgatgatgaatctGCAGGGTGGCTTCCTAAAGATGCCTGGACCAAACTtggaaatgaaacagaaaaatattttaaaagagcTCCAGCCTTTCATTTTAT GCTGGGGTCTTTCAAGAGTGAACCTCCAGTTCCACGACAGAGAATTGAGAGACAGAAGAGGGTCCCGATGAAGGAAGAACACAGAATAATGCCTACACAG cTGAAGAAAATGGATGAATCTCACCAAGAAGCCACTGAAAAGGAAGTCGAGAGGATCTTGGGACTATTGCAGGAGTACTTCAAATCTGACC CTGAAACACCGATAAATTTCTTTGACTTTGTAATTGATCCACATTCTTACGCACGGACTGTGGAGAACATATTCCATGTCTCCTTCATTGTGAGG GATGGTTTTGCTGCCATTGGACTTGACCAAGACAAACTACCAATCATTG AGCCAGTGAATGAAGGTGTGGATAATGAAAGGCCGCaacaacaaaggcagcagacagttATTTCTTTGAGTCAACAGGAATGGAAG GAAATAATTGATACATTTGAAATAGCAGATGCGATGATACCACCATCCACCCAAGGAGACTGA